In the Candidatus Rhodoblastus alkanivorans genome, one interval contains:
- a CDS encoding YHS domain-containing protein gives MALLERHEWYDIARSTNWTPQYVSEAELFPDVMTGAQGVPMDKWEVYDEPYKTSYPEYVRIQREKDAGAYSVKAALERSRIYENADPGWRSILKSHYGAIALGEYAAMSAEARMCRFGRAPGMRNMATFGMLDENRHAQIQLYFPHEYCPKDRQFDWAHKAYHSNEWAAIAARHAFDDLFMARGATEIAVMLTFAFETGFTNMQFLGLAADAAEAGDFTFASLISSIQTDESRHAQIGGPALQVLIANGRKAEAQKLVDIAIARAWRIFCILTGPSMDYNTPLEHRKQSFKEFMQEWIVGQFERSLIDLGLDLPWYWDKMIAEFDYQHHAYQMGLWFWRPTLWWNPAAGVTPECREWLEEKYPGWNASFGKAWDVITENLLNGKPELTMPETLPIVCNMSQIPICAIPGDGWSVKDYPLEYEGRLYHFNSEIDRWIFEQDPVRYRGHMTLVDRFLAGKIQPPDLMGALMYMNLAPGEIGDDAHNYAWVEAFRQHKQAAE, from the coding sequence AAGTGGGAGGTCTATGACGAGCCCTACAAGACCTCCTATCCCGAATATGTGCGCATTCAACGCGAGAAGGACGCCGGCGCCTATTCGGTCAAGGCGGCGCTGGAGCGCAGCCGCATCTACGAGAACGCCGATCCGGGCTGGCGCTCCATTCTCAAATCGCATTACGGCGCCATCGCGCTCGGCGAATATGCCGCGATGAGCGCGGAGGCGCGCATGTGCCGCTTCGGCCGCGCGCCGGGCATGCGCAACATGGCGACGTTCGGCATGCTGGACGAGAACCGCCACGCCCAGATCCAGCTCTATTTCCCGCATGAATATTGCCCGAAGGACCGCCAGTTCGACTGGGCGCACAAGGCCTATCATTCCAATGAATGGGCGGCGATCGCGGCGCGGCATGCGTTCGACGACCTGTTCATGGCGCGCGGCGCCACCGAAATCGCGGTGATGCTGACCTTCGCCTTCGAGACCGGCTTCACCAATATGCAGTTCCTCGGTCTCGCGGCCGACGCCGCCGAAGCCGGCGATTTCACTTTCGCCAGCCTGATCTCCTCGATCCAGACCGACGAATCGCGCCACGCCCAGATCGGCGGGCCCGCGCTTCAAGTCCTGATCGCCAATGGCCGCAAGGCCGAGGCGCAGAAACTGGTGGACATCGCCATCGCCCGCGCCTGGCGCATCTTCTGCATCCTGACCGGCCCGTCGATGGACTACAACACGCCGCTCGAACACCGGAAGCAGTCGTTCAAGGAGTTCATGCAGGAGTGGATCGTCGGCCAGTTCGAGCGCTCACTGATCGACCTCGGCCTCGATCTGCCCTGGTATTGGGACAAGATGATCGCCGAATTCGACTACCAGCATCACGCCTATCAGATGGGCCTGTGGTTCTGGCGTCCGACCCTGTGGTGGAACCCCGCCGCCGGCGTCACGCCGGAATGCCGCGAATGGCTGGAGGAGAAATATCCCGGCTGGAACGCCAGCTTCGGCAAGGCCTGGGACGTCATCACCGAAAATCTGCTCAACGGCAAACCCGAACTGACCATGCCGGAGACGCTGCCGATCGTCTGCAACATGAGCCAGATTCCGATCTGCGCCATTCCCGGCGACGGCTGGAGCGTGAAGGATTATCCGCTCGAATATGAGGGGCGGCTCTATCACTTCAATTCCGAGATCGACCGCTGGATCTTCGAACAGGACCCGGTCCGCTATCGCGGCCATATGACTCTGGTCGATCGCTTCCTCGCCGGAAAGATCCAGCCGCCCGACCTGATGGGCGCGTTGATGTACATGAATCTCGCTCCTGGCGAGATCGGCGACGACGCGCATAATTACGCCTGGGTCGAGGCCTTCCGCCAGCACAAGCAGGCCGCGGAATAA
- a CDS encoding toluene-4-monooxygenase system B family protein has translation MALFPIVSNFQHDFVLLLVPVDTENTMDEVAAAAAHHSINRRVAPRPDKVVRVRRQGAESFYPREARLHETDIKPMETLEFIFADA, from the coding sequence ATGGCCCTGTTCCCCATTGTTTCCAATTTCCAGCACGACTTCGTCCTGCTGCTGGTTCCAGTCGACACCGAAAACACGATGGATGAAGTCGCGGCCGCCGCGGCCCATCATTCCATAAACCGGCGCGTGGCCCCGCGGCCCGACAAGGTGGTCCGCGTGCGCCGCCAAGGCGCCGAGAGCTTTTATCCGCGCGAGGCCCGTCTGCATGAGACGGACATCAAGCCGATGGAAACGCTCGAATTCATCTTCGCCGACGCGTGA
- a CDS encoding Rieske 2Fe-2S domain-containing protein, whose protein sequence is MSFQKACTLDELWEGDMTEVDVAGRVILLVWPEGGDIRAFQGICPHQDIPLSEGKFDGRVIMCRAHQWTFDARTGAGVNPSDCRLAEYPVKIEGDDILLEIEGVTPLFAHT, encoded by the coding sequence ATGAGCTTTCAGAAAGCCTGCACACTGGACGAGCTCTGGGAAGGCGACATGACGGAAGTCGATGTCGCGGGCCGGGTCATTCTTCTGGTCTGGCCCGAGGGCGGCGACATTCGCGCCTTCCAGGGCATTTGCCCGCATCAGGACATTCCGCTGTCCGAGGGCAAGTTCGACGGCCGGGTCATCATGTGCCGCGCCCATCAATGGACCTTCGACGCCAGGACCGGCGCCGGGGTCAACCCTTCGGACTGTCGTCTCGCCGAATATCCGGTGAAGATCGAGGGCGACGACATATTGCTCGAAATCGAGGGCGTCACGCCCCTGTTCGCGCACACATAA
- a CDS encoding MmoB/DmpM family protein, with protein MSNVKVADGYRNNRVGPILRASPITAGVIEAAEEDNPGKEIRVDDKIAYVRIDTENELILRRETLERALGRPFKMAELEVNLGSFAGRIETTDDHVRFYYEKTL; from the coding sequence ATGAGCAACGTCAAGGTGGCTGACGGCTACCGCAACAATCGCGTCGGCCCGATCCTGCGCGCCAGCCCCATTACGGCAGGCGTGATCGAGGCCGCGGAAGAGGACAATCCGGGCAAGGAAATCCGCGTCGACGACAAGATCGCCTATGTGCGCATCGACACGGAGAACGAATTGATTCTGCGCCGTGAAACGTTGGAGCGCGCGCTCGGGCGGCCGTTCAAGATGGCCGAGCTCGAAGTCAATCTCGGCTCCTTCGCCGGCCGCATCGAGACGACCGACGACCACGTCCGCTTCTATTACGAAAAAACGCTTTGA